Proteins found in one Salvelinus alpinus chromosome 11, SLU_Salpinus.1, whole genome shotgun sequence genomic segment:
- the LOC139534059 gene encoding suppressor of cytokine signaling 2-like isoform X2 → MEVVILLGWYWGSLTANEAKEILQDASEGTFLLRDSSQRDYLFTISAMTSAGPTNLRIEYKEGKFKLDSVVLIKPKLKQFDSVVHLVEHYVQLSRTTSKGALSGASQSLAPPNGTVQLLLTKPVYTATPSLQHLSRIAINNATRQVQELPLPNRLKNYLTDYSYNV, encoded by the exons ATGGAGGTGGTCATTTTATTAG GCTGGTACTGGGGCAGCCTGACCGCCAACGAAGCCAAAGAGATTCTCCAGGATGCATCAGAGGGCACCTTCCTGCTGCGAGACAGCTCCCAGAGGGACTACCTGTTCACCATCTCTGCCATGACCTCCGCCGGCCCAACCAACTTGCGCATCGAGTACAAGGAGGGGAAGTTTAAACTGGACTCGGTGGTGCTGATCAAGCCCAAGCTCAAACAGTTTGACAGTGTGGTGCACCTGGTGGAGCACTACGTGCAGCTGTCCAGGACTACCAGTAAAGGTGCGTTGTCAGGGGCGTCGCAGTCCCTGGCCCCACCCAACGGGACGGTTCAGCTGCTACTGACTAAGCCTGTGTACACTGCCACGCCCTCTCTACAGCACCTGTCCCGGATCGCCATCAACAACGCCACCAGGCAGGTGCAGGAGCTGCCTTTACCCAACAGGCTAAAGAACTACCTGACGGACTACAGCTACAATGTATAG
- the LOC139534059 gene encoding suppressor of cytokine signaling 2-like isoform X1, translated as MTCHSPESTETIENERRTDTESRVVDSDETRIGQAMKDLKNTGWYWGSLTANEAKEILQDASEGTFLLRDSSQRDYLFTISAMTSAGPTNLRIEYKEGKFKLDSVVLIKPKLKQFDSVVHLVEHYVQLSRTTSKGALSGASQSLAPPNGTVQLLLTKPVYTATPSLQHLSRIAINNATRQVQELPLPNRLKNYLTDYSYNV; from the exons ATGACCTGCCACTCACCCGAATCCACCGAGACCATCGAAAATGAGAGAAGAACGGATACCGAGTCGCGAGTTGTTGACTCCGATGAGACTCGCATCGGTCAAGCCATGAAAGACCTTAAAAATACAG GCTGGTACTGGGGCAGCCTGACCGCCAACGAAGCCAAAGAGATTCTCCAGGATGCATCAGAGGGCACCTTCCTGCTGCGAGACAGCTCCCAGAGGGACTACCTGTTCACCATCTCTGCCATGACCTCCGCCGGCCCAACCAACTTGCGCATCGAGTACAAGGAGGGGAAGTTTAAACTGGACTCGGTGGTGCTGATCAAGCCCAAGCTCAAACAGTTTGACAGTGTGGTGCACCTGGTGGAGCACTACGTGCAGCTGTCCAGGACTACCAGTAAAGGTGCGTTGTCAGGGGCGTCGCAGTCCCTGGCCCCACCCAACGGGACGGTTCAGCTGCTACTGACTAAGCCTGTGTACACTGCCACGCCCTCTCTACAGCACCTGTCCCGGATCGCCATCAACAACGCCACCAGGCAGGTGCAGGAGCTGCCTTTACCCAACAGGCTAAAGAACTACCTGACGGACTACAGCTACAATGTATAG